One window from the genome of Zerene cesonia ecotype Mississippi chromosome 1, Zerene_cesonia_1.1, whole genome shotgun sequence encodes:
- the LOC119831130 gene encoding sodium bicarbonate cotransporter 3 isoform X1 has protein sequence MDTRADDDEPPPDPAARKHNHHDYTEQDFEGHRAHTVFVGVHVPTRRHSHRKHKHHHRTEKDAEKPSTTIMARVRRLSVTDDGETLTPPAQRVQFILGEDVDDSTMESHPLFSEMEELVKDGDELEWKETARWIKFEEDVEEGGNRWSKPHVATLSLHSLFELRSLILNGSVILDMEANSLEQVAEHVLDNIVMDGFLGYDNREKVRDALLRRHRHQHEKRNHHHNNMSRLPLIRSLADIGRNHSSCKSLQERDVRSASSKSCRGPSSSPNTALLHASDTRGCYLAVPGAPHDEGMIKSPSSASMQHNHDVTMNGDVNHKSNTHFMRKIPPGAEASNILVGEVDFLEKTLSAFVRLKTGTIMGDLTEVPVPTRFMFVLLGPPNSNSSFHEIGRAMATLMSDEIFHEVAYRAKRRDHLLAGIDEFLDAVTVLPPGEWDPAIRIEPPAAIPSQDPRKRPNDNNIKEEPDEEEEEQRQREESGLARSGKLFGGLINDLKRKIPWYWSDFKDALALQCIASWIFLYFACLSPIITFGGLLGEATGKNMAAMESLVSGFVCGMGYGFFSGQPLTILGSTGPVLVFETIVFEFCKQVGWNYMSFRFCIGTWTTVILITLVAIDASALVCYITRFTEENFATLIAFIFIYKAVENVISIGKKYPLKTRPDEILNYECYCLPSNYSRVSEQFNWTSVDKESCKFYNGTLAGGGCDTKVYVPDVFLMSIILFLGTFAISIILKDFKNSLFFPSKVRQIISDFSVIIAILSMSFLDYKVGVKTPKLEVPSEFKPTLPSRQWVITPFNGNPIWSALVAILPALLGTILIFMDQQITAVIVNRKENKLKKGCGYHLDLFVLAILIQICSIMGLPWFVAATVLSINHVNSLKVESECAAPGEKPQFLGVREQRVTHILIFLTIGCSVVLTPVLRHIPMPVLFGVFLYMGVASLKGLQFFDRILIMFMPQKYQPDHMFLRQVPIRRVHIFTAIQLTCLICLWVIKSFSSTSILFPLMLVVMIGIRKALDLFFTRRELKILDDVMPEMTKRNQDELRELGDGEDNTKSNPPEYQENLQIPLINGNIMNIPLASINISEEMNKTGIWKQVNNSNLSKGCDEGRNSKPKSGKKSTKHKKLMSKNIQSEVERRLSTMDEVEEDDSMKSELLKRKDSWSLSGKNECKKNNVSAETSV, from the exons GTCACCGGGCGCACACCGTGTTCGTTGGAGTTCACGTGCCGACTCGCCGGCACTCGCATCGCAAACATAAACATCATCATCGCACTGAGAAGGATGCAGAGAAACCTA GCACTACGATAATGGCACGCGTTAGAAGGCTGAGTGTGACGGATGATGGAGAAACAC TGACACCGCCAGCACAAAGAGTGCAGTTTATACTAGGTGAAGATGTCGATGACTCCACAATGGAGTCCCATCCACTGTTTTCTGAAATGGAGGAACTTGTAAAAGACGGTGATGAACTTGAATGGAAAGAAACAGCACGATGGATTAAGTTCGAAGAGGACGTCGAAGAAGGTGGCAACAGATGGTCTAAACCACACGTAGCTACTCTGTCTTTACACTCACTGTTCGAGCTGCGAAGTCTCATTTTAAATGGTTCGGTTATATTGGACATGGAAGCAAATTCACTAGAACAAGTAGCAGAACATGTTTTAGACAATATAGTGATGGATGGATTTCTAGGCTACGATAATAGAGAAAAAGTTAGGGATGCACTTTTAAGACGACACAGGCATCAACACGAAAAACgaaatcatcatcataataatatgtcaaGGTTGCCGTTGATTCGATCTTTAGCTGATATTGGAAGGAACCATTCTTCGTGTAAAA GTTTACAGGAAAGGGATGTCAGAAGCGCTAGCTCAAAAAGCTGTCGAGGACCTTCCTCGTCGCCAAACACTGCTCTTCTTCATGCGAGCGACACACGAGGTTGCTATCTAGCTGTCCCAG gtgCACCACATGATGAAGGTATGATTAAAAGTCCGAGCAGTGCATCTATGCAACATAATCATGATGTAACAATGAATGGCGATGTAAATCATAAAAGTAATACTCACTTCATGCGCAAAATCCCTCCGGGAGCTGAGGCTTCCAATATATTAGTTGGCGAAGTTGATTTCCTGGAAAAAACTTTATCAGCGTTTGTTCGATTGAAAACGGGAACAATTATGGGAGATTTAACGGAAGTGCCAGTACCAACAcgatttatgtttgtattgctAGGTCCACCCAACAGTAATTCTAGTTTTCACGAAATCGGTAGAGCAATGGCTACTTTAATGTCGGATGAGATCTTTCATGAAGTGGCATATCGAGCAAAAAGACGTGACCATTTACTAGCAGGAATTGATGAATTTTTAGACGCCGTTACAGTTCTCCCACCTGGCGAGTGGGATCCTGCTATTCGAATTGAACCTCCTGCAGCGATTCCATCTCAAGATCCTCGTAAGCGGCCAAacgataacaatataaaagaagAACCTGacgaagaagaagaagaacaGCGTCAACGAGAAGAATCAGGTTTAGCCCGAAGCGGAAAATTATTTGGAGGCTTaataaacgatttaaaaagaaaaataccaTGGTACTGGTCGGACTTTAAAGATGCTCTAGCATTACAGTGCATAGCGTCTtggatatttttgtatttcgcTTGCTTATCACCTATTATAACTTTTGGAGGGCTTCTAGGCGAAGCGACTGGCAAGAACATGGCGGCGATGGAATCCTTAGTTTCCGGATTTGTATGTGGAATGGGTTATGGCTTTTTTTCAGGACAACCATTGACAATTTTAGGATCGACGGGGCCTGTTTTGGTATTTGAAACAATCgtatttgaattttgtaaaCAAGTCGGTTGGAACTATATGTCGTTTAGATTTTGTATTGGTACTTGGAcaactgttattttaattacgctTGTAGCAATTGATGCTAGTGCATTGGTTTGCTACATTACTAGATTTACTGAGGAAAATTTCGCCACATTAATtgcgtttatatttatttacaag gcCGTTGAGAACGTTATTTCTATCGGGAAAAAGTACCCTCTAAAGACACGCCCTGATGAAATTCTCAATTATGAATGTTATTGTTTACCAAGCAATTACTCAAGAGTGTCTGAACAATTTAATTGGACGTCCGTCGATAAAGAGTCCTGTAaa ttttataatggAACTCTTGCCGGCGGGGGATGTGATACCAAAGTATATGTTCCAGATGTATTTTTGATGTCCATCATATTATTCCTCGGAACTTTTgcaatttctataattttgaaagaCTTTAAGAACTCTCTATTCTTCCCATCCaag GTTCGACAGATTATAAGCGACTTTTCGGTAATCATAGCTATTCTATCAATGTCCTTCCTAGATTATAAAGTTGGTGTAAAAACACCGAAACTGGAAGTTCCATCTGAATTTAAACCAACATTGCCATCAAGGCAATGGGTGATCACTCCTTTTAATGGTAATCCTATATGGTCCGCTCTAGTCGCTATCTTACCAGCGCTATTGGGAACAATTCTGATATTTATGGATCAACAGATCACTGCAGTTATCGTCAAccgtaaagaaaataagtTAAAGAAAGGCTGTGGATACCATCTAGATCTATTTGTATTggctattttaatacaaatatgttcGATCATGGGATTGCCCTGGTTTGTGGCAGCAACTGTACTCAGTATTAACCACGTAAATTCTTTGAAAGTCGAATCAGAATGTGCAGCTCCAGGTGAAAAACCACAATTCTTAGGAGTAAGAGAACAAAGAGTTACAcacatattgatatttttaacaatcgGCTGTTCGGTTGTGCTCACACCAGTATTACGACACATACCTATGCCAGTTCTGTTCGGAGTCTTTCTTTACATGGGTGTAGCTTCCCTTAAAGGTCTTCAGTTCTTCGATAGGATATTGATCATGTTCATGCCACAGAAATACCAGCCTGATCACATGTTTCTTCGACAG GTACCGATCCGCCGCGTACATATATTCACAGCTATACAGCTGACTTGCCTAATCTGCCTCTGGGTGATAAAATCCTTCTCCTCAACATCAATCTTGTTTCCGCTTATGTTAGTTGTGATGATTGGTATTAGAAAGGCGTTGGACTTATTCTTCACAAGAAGAGAACTGAAAATTCTAGATGACGTCATGCCTGAAATGACGAAAAGGAATCAAGACGAGCTTCGGGAGCTTGGTGACGGAGAG GATAACACCAAGAGCAATCCACCCGAATATCAAGAGAATTTACAAATCCCATTAATAAATGGGAACATAATGAATATACCCTTGGCATCTATCAACATTTCTgaagaaatgaataaaactgGAATCTGGAAACAAGTAAATAACAGTAATTTGAGCAAAGGATGCGATGAAGGGAGAAATTCAAAACCTAAATCTGGGAAAAAGTC CACCAAACACAAGAAGCTAATGTCAAAGAACATCCAATCAGAGGTCGAGAGGCGTCTCTCCACGATGGACGAAGTTGAGGAAGATGACTCTATGAAG aGCGAACTTCTGAAGCGGAAGGATTCATGGAGTTTGAGTGGCAAAAACGAATGCAAGAAAAATAACGTGTCTGCTGAGACATCGGTCTAA
- the LOC119831130 gene encoding sodium-driven chloride bicarbonate exchanger isoform X5, with protein sequence MDTRADDDEPPPDPAARKHNHHDYTEQDFEGHRAHTVFVGVHVPTRRHSHRKHKHHHRTEKDAEKPSTTIMARVRRLSVTDDGETLTPPAQRVQFILGEDVDDSTMESHPLFSEMEELVKDGDELEWKETARWIKFEEDVEEGGNRWSKPHVATLSLHSLFELRSLILNGSVILDMEANSLEQVAEHVLDNIVMDGFLGYDNREKVRDALLRRHRHQHEKRNHHHNNMSRLPLIRSLADIGRNHSSCKSLQERDVRSASSKSCRGPSSSPNTALLHASDTRGCYLAVPVEEGSTTSGQSHKGDIGRFLGIPLAGAPHDEGMIKSPSSASMQHNHDVTMNGDVNHKSNTHFMRKIPPGAEASNILVGEVDFLEKTLSAFVRLKTGTIMGDLTEVPVPTRFMFVLLGPPNSNSSFHEIGRAMATLMSDEIFHEVAYRAKRRDHLLAGIDEFLDAVTVLPPGEWDPAIRIEPPAAIPSQDPRKRPNDNNIKEEPDEEEEEQRQREESGLARSGKLFGGLINDLKRKIPWYWSDFKDALALQCIASWIFLYFACLSPIITFGGLLGEATGKNMAAMESLVSGFVCGMGYGFFSGQPLTILGSTGPVLVFETIVFEFCKQVGWNYMSFRFCIGTWTTVILITLVAIDASALVCYITRFTEENFATLIAFIFIYKAVENVISIGKKYPLKTRPDEILNYECYCLPSNYSRVSEQFNWTSVDKESCKFYNGTLAGGGCDTKVYVPDVFLMSIILFLGTFAISIILKDFKNSLFFPSKVRQIISDFSVIIAILSMSFLDYKVGVKTPKLEVPSEFKPTLPSRQWVITPFNGNPIWSALVAILPALLGTILIFMDQQITAVIVNRKENKLKKGCGYHLDLFVLAILIQICSIMGLPWFVAATVLSINHVNSLKVESECAAPGEKPQFLGVREQRVTHILIFLTIGCSVVLTPVLRHIPMPVLFGVFLYMGVASLKGLQFFDRILIMFMPQKYQPDHMFLRQVPIRRVHIFTAIQLTCLICLWVIKSFSSTSILFPLMLVVMIGIRKALDLFFTRRELKILDDVMPEMTKRNQDELRELGDGEDNTKSNPPEYQENLQIPLINGNIMNIPLASINISEEMNKTGIWKQVNNSNLSKGCDEGRNSKPKSGKKSTKHKKLMSKNIQSEVERRLSTMDEVEEDDSMKSELLKRKDSWSLSGKNECKKNNVSAETSV encoded by the exons GTCACCGGGCGCACACCGTGTTCGTTGGAGTTCACGTGCCGACTCGCCGGCACTCGCATCGCAAACATAAACATCATCATCGCACTGAGAAGGATGCAGAGAAACCTA GCACTACGATAATGGCACGCGTTAGAAGGCTGAGTGTGACGGATGATGGAGAAACAC TGACACCGCCAGCACAAAGAGTGCAGTTTATACTAGGTGAAGATGTCGATGACTCCACAATGGAGTCCCATCCACTGTTTTCTGAAATGGAGGAACTTGTAAAAGACGGTGATGAACTTGAATGGAAAGAAACAGCACGATGGATTAAGTTCGAAGAGGACGTCGAAGAAGGTGGCAACAGATGGTCTAAACCACACGTAGCTACTCTGTCTTTACACTCACTGTTCGAGCTGCGAAGTCTCATTTTAAATGGTTCGGTTATATTGGACATGGAAGCAAATTCACTAGAACAAGTAGCAGAACATGTTTTAGACAATATAGTGATGGATGGATTTCTAGGCTACGATAATAGAGAAAAAGTTAGGGATGCACTTTTAAGACGACACAGGCATCAACACGAAAAACgaaatcatcatcataataatatgtcaaGGTTGCCGTTGATTCGATCTTTAGCTGATATTGGAAGGAACCATTCTTCGTGTAAAA GTTTACAGGAAAGGGATGTCAGAAGCGCTAGCTCAAAAAGCTGTCGAGGACCTTCCTCGTCGCCAAACACTGCTCTTCTTCATGCGAGCGACACACGAGGTTGCTATCTAGCTGTCCCAG TGGAAGAGGGCAGTACAACCAGTGGACAATCTCACAAAGGAGATATTGGTCGTTTCCTAGGCATCCCTCTTGCGG gtgCACCACATGATGAAGGTATGATTAAAAGTCCGAGCAGTGCATCTATGCAACATAATCATGATGTAACAATGAATGGCGATGTAAATCATAAAAGTAATACTCACTTCATGCGCAAAATCCCTCCGGGAGCTGAGGCTTCCAATATATTAGTTGGCGAAGTTGATTTCCTGGAAAAAACTTTATCAGCGTTTGTTCGATTGAAAACGGGAACAATTATGGGAGATTTAACGGAAGTGCCAGTACCAACAcgatttatgtttgtattgctAGGTCCACCCAACAGTAATTCTAGTTTTCACGAAATCGGTAGAGCAATGGCTACTTTAATGTCGGATGAGATCTTTCATGAAGTGGCATATCGAGCAAAAAGACGTGACCATTTACTAGCAGGAATTGATGAATTTTTAGACGCCGTTACAGTTCTCCCACCTGGCGAGTGGGATCCTGCTATTCGAATTGAACCTCCTGCAGCGATTCCATCTCAAGATCCTCGTAAGCGGCCAAacgataacaatataaaagaagAACCTGacgaagaagaagaagaacaGCGTCAACGAGAAGAATCAGGTTTAGCCCGAAGCGGAAAATTATTTGGAGGCTTaataaacgatttaaaaagaaaaataccaTGGTACTGGTCGGACTTTAAAGATGCTCTAGCATTACAGTGCATAGCGTCTtggatatttttgtatttcgcTTGCTTATCACCTATTATAACTTTTGGAGGGCTTCTAGGCGAAGCGACTGGCAAGAACATGGCGGCGATGGAATCCTTAGTTTCCGGATTTGTATGTGGAATGGGTTATGGCTTTTTTTCAGGACAACCATTGACAATTTTAGGATCGACGGGGCCTGTTTTGGTATTTGAAACAATCgtatttgaattttgtaaaCAAGTCGGTTGGAACTATATGTCGTTTAGATTTTGTATTGGTACTTGGAcaactgttattttaattacgctTGTAGCAATTGATGCTAGTGCATTGGTTTGCTACATTACTAGATTTACTGAGGAAAATTTCGCCACATTAATtgcgtttatatttatttacaag gcCGTTGAGAACGTTATTTCTATCGGGAAAAAGTACCCTCTAAAGACACGCCCTGATGAAATTCTCAATTATGAATGTTATTGTTTACCAAGCAATTACTCAAGAGTGTCTGAACAATTTAATTGGACGTCCGTCGATAAAGAGTCCTGTAaa ttttataatggAACTCTTGCCGGCGGGGGATGTGATACCAAAGTATATGTTCCAGATGTATTTTTGATGTCCATCATATTATTCCTCGGAACTTTTgcaatttctataattttgaaagaCTTTAAGAACTCTCTATTCTTCCCATCCaag GTTCGACAGATTATAAGCGACTTTTCGGTAATCATAGCTATTCTATCAATGTCCTTCCTAGATTATAAAGTTGGTGTAAAAACACCGAAACTGGAAGTTCCATCTGAATTTAAACCAACATTGCCATCAAGGCAATGGGTGATCACTCCTTTTAATGGTAATCCTATATGGTCCGCTCTAGTCGCTATCTTACCAGCGCTATTGGGAACAATTCTGATATTTATGGATCAACAGATCACTGCAGTTATCGTCAAccgtaaagaaaataagtTAAAGAAAGGCTGTGGATACCATCTAGATCTATTTGTATTggctattttaatacaaatatgttcGATCATGGGATTGCCCTGGTTTGTGGCAGCAACTGTACTCAGTATTAACCACGTAAATTCTTTGAAAGTCGAATCAGAATGTGCAGCTCCAGGTGAAAAACCACAATTCTTAGGAGTAAGAGAACAAAGAGTTACAcacatattgatatttttaacaatcgGCTGTTCGGTTGTGCTCACACCAGTATTACGACACATACCTATGCCAGTTCTGTTCGGAGTCTTTCTTTACATGGGTGTAGCTTCCCTTAAAGGTCTTCAGTTCTTCGATAGGATATTGATCATGTTCATGCCACAGAAATACCAGCCTGATCACATGTTTCTTCGACAG GTACCGATCCGCCGCGTACATATATTCACAGCTATACAGCTGACTTGCCTAATCTGCCTCTGGGTGATAAAATCCTTCTCCTCAACATCAATCTTGTTTCCGCTTATGTTAGTTGTGATGATTGGTATTAGAAAGGCGTTGGACTTATTCTTCACAAGAAGAGAACTGAAAATTCTAGATGACGTCATGCCTGAAATGACGAAAAGGAATCAAGACGAGCTTCGGGAGCTTGGTGACGGAGAG GATAACACCAAGAGCAATCCACCCGAATATCAAGAGAATTTACAAATCCCATTAATAAATGGGAACATAATGAATATACCCTTGGCATCTATCAACATTTCTgaagaaatgaataaaactgGAATCTGGAAACAAGTAAATAACAGTAATTTGAGCAAAGGATGCGATGAAGGGAGAAATTCAAAACCTAAATCTGGGAAAAAGTC CACCAAACACAAGAAGCTAATGTCAAAGAACATCCAATCAGAGGTCGAGAGGCGTCTCTCCACGATGGACGAAGTTGAGGAAGATGACTCTATGAAG aGCGAACTTCTGAAGCGGAAGGATTCATGGAGTTTGAGTGGCAAAAACGAATGCAAGAAAAATAACGTGTCTGCTGAGACATCGGTCTAA
- the LOC119831130 gene encoding sodium bicarbonate cotransporter 3 isoform X2 — MDTRADDDEPPPDPAARKHNHHDYTEQDFEGHRAHTVFVGVHVPTRRHSHRKHKHHHRTEKDAEKPSTTIMARVRRLSVTDDGETLTPPAQRVQFILGEDVDDSTMESHPLFSEMEELVKDGDELEWKETARWIKFEEDVEEGGNRWSKPHVATLSLHSLFELRSLILNGSVILDMEANSLEQVAEHVLDNIVMDGFLGYDNREKVRDALLRRHRHQHEKRNHHHNNMSRLPLIRSLADIGRNHSSCKMEEGSTTSGQSHKGDIGRFLGIPLAGAPHDEGMIKSPSSASMQHNHDVTMNGDVNHKSNTHFMRKIPPGAEASNILVGEVDFLEKTLSAFVRLKTGTIMGDLTEVPVPTRFMFVLLGPPNSNSSFHEIGRAMATLMSDEIFHEVAYRAKRRDHLLAGIDEFLDAVTVLPPGEWDPAIRIEPPAAIPSQDPRKRPNDNNIKEEPDEEEEEQRQREESGLARSGKLFGGLINDLKRKIPWYWSDFKDALALQCIASWIFLYFACLSPIITFGGLLGEATGKNMAAMESLVSGFVCGMGYGFFSGQPLTILGSTGPVLVFETIVFEFCKQVGWNYMSFRFCIGTWTTVILITLVAIDASALVCYITRFTEENFATLIAFIFIYKAVENVISIGKKYPLKTRPDEILNYECYCLPSNYSRVSEQFNWTSVDKESCKFYNGTLAGGGCDTKVYVPDVFLMSIILFLGTFAISIILKDFKNSLFFPSKVRQIISDFSVIIAILSMSFLDYKVGVKTPKLEVPSEFKPTLPSRQWVITPFNGNPIWSALVAILPALLGTILIFMDQQITAVIVNRKENKLKKGCGYHLDLFVLAILIQICSIMGLPWFVAATVLSINHVNSLKVESECAAPGEKPQFLGVREQRVTHILIFLTIGCSVVLTPVLRHIPMPVLFGVFLYMGVASLKGLQFFDRILIMFMPQKYQPDHMFLRQVPIRRVHIFTAIQLTCLICLWVIKSFSSTSILFPLMLVVMIGIRKALDLFFTRRELKILDDVMPEMTKRNQDELRELGDGEDNTKSNPPEYQENLQIPLINGNIMNIPLASINISEEMNKTGIWKQVNNSNLSKGCDEGRNSKPKSGKKSTKHKKLMSKNIQSEVERRLSTMDEVEEDDSMKSELLKRKDSWSLSGKNECKKNNVSAETSV; from the exons GTCACCGGGCGCACACCGTGTTCGTTGGAGTTCACGTGCCGACTCGCCGGCACTCGCATCGCAAACATAAACATCATCATCGCACTGAGAAGGATGCAGAGAAACCTA GCACTACGATAATGGCACGCGTTAGAAGGCTGAGTGTGACGGATGATGGAGAAACAC TGACACCGCCAGCACAAAGAGTGCAGTTTATACTAGGTGAAGATGTCGATGACTCCACAATGGAGTCCCATCCACTGTTTTCTGAAATGGAGGAACTTGTAAAAGACGGTGATGAACTTGAATGGAAAGAAACAGCACGATGGATTAAGTTCGAAGAGGACGTCGAAGAAGGTGGCAACAGATGGTCTAAACCACACGTAGCTACTCTGTCTTTACACTCACTGTTCGAGCTGCGAAGTCTCATTTTAAATGGTTCGGTTATATTGGACATGGAAGCAAATTCACTAGAACAAGTAGCAGAACATGTTTTAGACAATATAGTGATGGATGGATTTCTAGGCTACGATAATAGAGAAAAAGTTAGGGATGCACTTTTAAGACGACACAGGCATCAACACGAAAAACgaaatcatcatcataataatatgtcaaGGTTGCCGTTGATTCGATCTTTAGCTGATATTGGAAGGAACCATTCTTCGTGTAAAA TGGAAGAGGGCAGTACAACCAGTGGACAATCTCACAAAGGAGATATTGGTCGTTTCCTAGGCATCCCTCTTGCGG gtgCACCACATGATGAAGGTATGATTAAAAGTCCGAGCAGTGCATCTATGCAACATAATCATGATGTAACAATGAATGGCGATGTAAATCATAAAAGTAATACTCACTTCATGCGCAAAATCCCTCCGGGAGCTGAGGCTTCCAATATATTAGTTGGCGAAGTTGATTTCCTGGAAAAAACTTTATCAGCGTTTGTTCGATTGAAAACGGGAACAATTATGGGAGATTTAACGGAAGTGCCAGTACCAACAcgatttatgtttgtattgctAGGTCCACCCAACAGTAATTCTAGTTTTCACGAAATCGGTAGAGCAATGGCTACTTTAATGTCGGATGAGATCTTTCATGAAGTGGCATATCGAGCAAAAAGACGTGACCATTTACTAGCAGGAATTGATGAATTTTTAGACGCCGTTACAGTTCTCCCACCTGGCGAGTGGGATCCTGCTATTCGAATTGAACCTCCTGCAGCGATTCCATCTCAAGATCCTCGTAAGCGGCCAAacgataacaatataaaagaagAACCTGacgaagaagaagaagaacaGCGTCAACGAGAAGAATCAGGTTTAGCCCGAAGCGGAAAATTATTTGGAGGCTTaataaacgatttaaaaagaaaaataccaTGGTACTGGTCGGACTTTAAAGATGCTCTAGCATTACAGTGCATAGCGTCTtggatatttttgtatttcgcTTGCTTATCACCTATTATAACTTTTGGAGGGCTTCTAGGCGAAGCGACTGGCAAGAACATGGCGGCGATGGAATCCTTAGTTTCCGGATTTGTATGTGGAATGGGTTATGGCTTTTTTTCAGGACAACCATTGACAATTTTAGGATCGACGGGGCCTGTTTTGGTATTTGAAACAATCgtatttgaattttgtaaaCAAGTCGGTTGGAACTATATGTCGTTTAGATTTTGTATTGGTACTTGGAcaactgttattttaattacgctTGTAGCAATTGATGCTAGTGCATTGGTTTGCTACATTACTAGATTTACTGAGGAAAATTTCGCCACATTAATtgcgtttatatttatttacaag gcCGTTGAGAACGTTATTTCTATCGGGAAAAAGTACCCTCTAAAGACACGCCCTGATGAAATTCTCAATTATGAATGTTATTGTTTACCAAGCAATTACTCAAGAGTGTCTGAACAATTTAATTGGACGTCCGTCGATAAAGAGTCCTGTAaa ttttataatggAACTCTTGCCGGCGGGGGATGTGATACCAAAGTATATGTTCCAGATGTATTTTTGATGTCCATCATATTATTCCTCGGAACTTTTgcaatttctataattttgaaagaCTTTAAGAACTCTCTATTCTTCCCATCCaag GTTCGACAGATTATAAGCGACTTTTCGGTAATCATAGCTATTCTATCAATGTCCTTCCTAGATTATAAAGTTGGTGTAAAAACACCGAAACTGGAAGTTCCATCTGAATTTAAACCAACATTGCCATCAAGGCAATGGGTGATCACTCCTTTTAATGGTAATCCTATATGGTCCGCTCTAGTCGCTATCTTACCAGCGCTATTGGGAACAATTCTGATATTTATGGATCAACAGATCACTGCAGTTATCGTCAAccgtaaagaaaataagtTAAAGAAAGGCTGTGGATACCATCTAGATCTATTTGTATTggctattttaatacaaatatgttcGATCATGGGATTGCCCTGGTTTGTGGCAGCAACTGTACTCAGTATTAACCACGTAAATTCTTTGAAAGTCGAATCAGAATGTGCAGCTCCAGGTGAAAAACCACAATTCTTAGGAGTAAGAGAACAAAGAGTTACAcacatattgatatttttaacaatcgGCTGTTCGGTTGTGCTCACACCAGTATTACGACACATACCTATGCCAGTTCTGTTCGGAGTCTTTCTTTACATGGGTGTAGCTTCCCTTAAAGGTCTTCAGTTCTTCGATAGGATATTGATCATGTTCATGCCACAGAAATACCAGCCTGATCACATGTTTCTTCGACAG GTACCGATCCGCCGCGTACATATATTCACAGCTATACAGCTGACTTGCCTAATCTGCCTCTGGGTGATAAAATCCTTCTCCTCAACATCAATCTTGTTTCCGCTTATGTTAGTTGTGATGATTGGTATTAGAAAGGCGTTGGACTTATTCTTCACAAGAAGAGAACTGAAAATTCTAGATGACGTCATGCCTGAAATGACGAAAAGGAATCAAGACGAGCTTCGGGAGCTTGGTGACGGAGAG GATAACACCAAGAGCAATCCACCCGAATATCAAGAGAATTTACAAATCCCATTAATAAATGGGAACATAATGAATATACCCTTGGCATCTATCAACATTTCTgaagaaatgaataaaactgGAATCTGGAAACAAGTAAATAACAGTAATTTGAGCAAAGGATGCGATGAAGGGAGAAATTCAAAACCTAAATCTGGGAAAAAGTC CACCAAACACAAGAAGCTAATGTCAAAGAACATCCAATCAGAGGTCGAGAGGCGTCTCTCCACGATGGACGAAGTTGAGGAAGATGACTCTATGAAG aGCGAACTTCTGAAGCGGAAGGATTCATGGAGTTTGAGTGGCAAAAACGAATGCAAGAAAAATAACGTGTCTGCTGAGACATCGGTCTAA